A DNA window from Camelina sativa cultivar DH55 chromosome 17, Cs, whole genome shotgun sequence contains the following coding sequences:
- the LOC104755005 gene encoding LOW QUALITY PROTEIN: DNA polymerase epsilon catalytic subunit A-like (The sequence of the model RefSeq protein was modified relative to this genomic sequence to represent the inferred CDS: deleted 2 bases in 1 codon; substituted 1 base at 1 genomic stop codon) encodes MKDRLLIEIVDKEDLDLKNHLSGLRKKYLKVSFDTVQQLMEVKRDLLHIVERNQAKFDALEAYESILAGKREQHPQDCLDSIVDIREYDVPYHVRFAIDNDVRSGQWYNVSISSTDVILEKRSDLLQRAEVRVCAFDIETTKLPLKFPDAEYDQIMMISYMVDGQGFLITNRECVGEDIEDLEYTPKPEFEGYFKVTNVKDEVELLHKWFSHMQELKPGIYVTYNGDFFDWPFIERRASHHAIKMNEELGFRCDLNQGECRAKFACHLDCFAWVKRDSYLPQGSHGLKAVTKAKLGYDPLEVNPEDMVRFAQEKPQTMASYSVSDAVATYYLYMTYVNPFIFSLATIIPMVPDEVLRKGSGTLCEMLLMVEAYKANVVCPNKNQADPEKFYQNQLLESETYIGGHVECLESGVFRSDIPTSFKLDSSAYQQLIDNLGRDLEYAITVEGKMRMDSISNYDEVKDEIKKKLENLRDDPIREEGPLIYHLDVAAMYPNIILTNRLQPPSIVTDEVCTACDFNRPGKTCLRKLEWVWRGVTFMGKKSDYYHLKKQIESEFVDTGANIQSSKSFLDLPKVEQQTKLKERLKKYCQKAYKRVLDKPITAVREAGICMRENPFYVDTVRSFRDRRYEYKTLNKVWKGKLSEAKASGNSIKIQEAQDMVVVYDSLQLAHKCILNSFYGYVMRKGARWYSMEMAGVVTYTGAKIIQNARLLIDRIGKPLELDTDGIWCCLPGSFPENFTFKTIDMKKLTISYPCVMLNVDVAKNNTNDQYQTLEDPVRKTYKSHSECSIEFEVDGPYKAMIIPASKEEGILIKKRYAVFNHDGTLAELKGFEIKRRGELKLIKVFQAELFDKFLHGSTLKECYSAVAAVANRWLDLLDNQGKDIADSELLDYISESSTMSKSLADYGEQKSCAVTTAKRLAEFLGDSMVKDKGLRCQYIVACEPKGTPVSERAVPVAIFETTKPGIMKYYLRKWCKTSSDVGIRLIIDWSYYKQRLSSAIQKVITIPAAMQKVENPVPRVNHPDWLHKKVREKEDKFRQRKLVDMFSSANKDGVSDTDHLVTEDNMEDIEDFCKENRLSVKGPKPIARSFEVKKKMTEHEQKESCGPEFHDISFQNIDKNVNYQGWLELKKRKWKVTLEKKKKRRLGDLRSSQQIDAHEINQKVGLGRGGVGSYFRRPEEALTSSYWQIIQLVPSPQSGQFFAWVVVKGLMLKIPLTIPRVFYINSKAPTVEKFPGKCVIKILPQGRPSYNLIEVKIQEDQFKKESKMRAALLANPKIEGIYETKVPLEFSAICQIGCVCEIDKTAKQRNTQDGWKIGELHMKTTTECRYLDRSIPLVYLYNSTSTGRAIYVLYCHASKRMSAVVVDPFSSKELLPSALERQFRDSCQEFSIDSLSWGSILFQVDYVDHPEAAKKIIQKAISEYREENSGPTVAVIECPDFNSMMEGIKALDDFPCVRIPFNGDDNSFQPVSWQRPAAKIAMFRCAAAFQWLDRRIAQSRYAHVPLGNFGLDWLTFTIDIFMSRALRGQQQVLWVSDNGVPDLGGINNEETFFADEVQQTSLVFPGAYRKVSVELKIHHLAVNALLKSSLVNAMEGGVFSGFETNSDENTSFDETTGCAQAFRVLKQLFDNCFTDVRKYENIYADSILQRLSWWLCSPSSKLHDPALHLMLHKVMQKVFALLLTDLRRLGAILIYADFSKVIIHTGKFDLSAAKAYCESLLTAVGNSSIFEWILLEPVHYWHSLLFMDQYNYTGIQATDDESXPDEVAIEQKWSVARHLPEYIKSDFTIIVAEFIFHPWKFALEKKKGSSESLEAQMVEYLREQIESYFTERLLKKVIDIMPHMRDINVSDASRFSGQTPKGDHTLEFIQVTSAVLALDQNVQHDVLVMRKNLLKYIKVKEYAAEAEFLDPGPSCILPNVACSNCDAYRDLDICRDPDLLTEKEWSCADTQCGKIYDREQMENSLLQMVRQRERMYHMQDLVCIRCNQVKAAHLTEQCECSGSFRCKESGSEFHKRMEIFLDIAKRQKFKMLEECTSWILQCTSC; translated from the exons ATGAAAGACAGGTTGCTG ATTGAGATTGTTGATAAAGAGGATCTTGATCTT AAAAATCATTTATCTGGCCTgcgaaaaaaatatttaaaagtatcATTCGATACTGTGCAACAATTGATGGAAGTCAAGAGGGATCTGTTGCATATTGTCGAACGAAACCAGGCTAAGTTTGATGCACTTGAAGCTTACGAATCCATATTGGCTGGAAAACG AGAACAACACCCTCAAGATTGCTTAGACTCTATTGTGGACATCCGCGAGTATGATGTCCCTTATCATGTTCGATTTGCAATTGATAATG ATGTAAGGAGTGGGCAATGGTACAATGTCAGTATTTCCAGCACCGATGTCATACTAGAGAAGAGGTCAGATCTTCTTCAACGCGCAGAAGTCCGTGTTTGTGCATTCGATATAGAGACAACAAAGCTTCCGTTGAAGTTTCCGGATGCTGAATATGATCAAATTATGATGATATCCTACATGGTTGATGGCCAAGGTTTTCTAATTACTAACAGAGAG TGTGTTGGCGAAGACATAGAAGATCTGGAATATACACCCAAACCAGAATTTGAAGGCTATTTCAAAGTCACTAATGTTAAAGACGAG gttgaactcctccacaaaTGGTTTTCTCATATGCAAGAGTTGAAACCTGGTATTTATGTTACATACAACGGAGACTTTTTTGACTGGCCATTTATAGAACGAAGAGCATCTCATCAtgcaatcaaaatgaatgag GAACTGGGATTCCGTTGTGATCTTAATCAAGGCGAATGCCGAGCTAAATTCGCTTGCCATTTGGATTGTTTTGCTTGGGTAAAACGTGATAGCTATCTTCCTCAGGGAAGCCATGGTCTGAAG GCTGTTACAAAGGCCAAACTAGGGTATGATCCACTGGAAGTGAACCCAGAGGACATGGTTCGGTTTGCGCAGGAAAAGCCACAG ACAATGGCCTCCTACTCAGTCTCTGATGCCGTTGCAACTTACTACCTAtacatgacatatgtcaatcCGTTCATTTTCTCTCTCGCAACTATCATTCCAATGGTCCCTGATGAGGTTTTACGCAAAGGGAGTGGCACCCTTTGTGAAATGCTTCTGATGGTTGAG GCTTACAAGGCAAATGTTGTATGTCCCAACAAAAATCAAGCTGACCCTGAGAAATTCTACCAAAATCAACTTCTTGAAAGTGAGACATATATTGGTGGTCACGTAGAGTGCCTCGAAAGTGGTGTTTTCAGATCTGATATTCCTACCAGTTTTAAGCTTGATTCGTCGGCATACCAG CAACTGATTGATAACCTTGGTCGGGATCTGGAATATGCTATCACTGTAGAAGGGAAAATGAGAATGGATTCAATTTCCAATTATGATGAAGTGAAGGACGAAATCAAGAAAAAG CTCGAGAATTTACGAGATGACCCTATACGTGAAGAAGGGCCTCTTATTTATCACCTCGACGTCGCAGCGATGTATCCAAATATCATTTTAACAAATAGGCTTCAG CCACCATCAATAGTTACGGATGAGGTCTGCACAGCATGTGATTTCAACCGCCCAGGAAAGACTTGTCTTAGAAAACTTGAATGGGTTTGGCGTGGGGTGACATTCATGGGAAAGAAAAG TGATTATTACCATTTGAAAAAACAGATTGAGTCTGAATTTGTTGATACTGGTGCAAATATTCAGTcttcaaaatcattccttgatTTGCCAAAGGTGGAACAACAAACCAAGCTAAAAGAACGacttaaaaaatattgtcaaaAG GCATATAAACGAGTACTTGACAAGCCAATCACTGCAGTTCGTGAGGCTGGGATATGCATGAGAGAAAACCCTTTCTATGTGGACACTGTTCGGAG CTTTCGAGATAGGAGGTATGAATACAAAACACTTAACAAGGTCTGGAAGGGAAAGTTGTCCGAGGCCAAGGCAAGTGGTAATTCAATCAAGATCCAGGAAGCACAG GATATGGTAGTGGTTTACGATTCCTTGCAGCTAGCTCATAAGTGTATACTTAATTCCTTCTATGGATATGTCATGCGAAA GGGTGCAAGATGGTACTCCATGGAAATGGCTGGTGTAGTTACCTATACTGGAGCCAAAATCATCCAGAATGCCCGTTTGCTTATTGATCGAATCGGGAAACCACTTGAGTTGGATACAGATGGTATATGGTGTTGTCTCCCTGGATCTTTTCCTGAGAACTTTACTTTTAAAACGAT TGACATGAAGAAACTCACAATCTCTTATCCATGTGTAATGCTAAATGTTGATGTGGCAAAGAATAATACAAATGATCAATATCAG ACTCTTGAAGATCCTGTACGCAAGACATACAAGTCACATAGTGAATGCTCAATTGAATTTGAAGTGGATGGACCGTACAAG GCAATGATTATTCCTGCATCGAAAGAGGAAGGAATCTTAATTAAGAAGCGTTATGCTGTTTTCAATCATGACGGAACCTTAGCAGAACTCAAGGGTTTTGAGATCAAGCGTAGAGGGGAGCTGAAACTCATCAAAGTTTTCCAG GCCGAGCTTTTTGACAAATTTCTCCATGGATCAACTCTTAAAGAGTGCTATTCTGCTGTTGCAGCCGTCGCAAATCGGTGGCTTGACCTACTCGAT AATCAAGGAAAAGATATTGCCGATAGTGAACTGCTAGATTATATATCCGAGTCAAGCACAATGAGCAAATCGTTAGCAGATTATGGTGAGCAAAAGTCATGTGCAGTGACCACAGCAAAACGCCTGGCTGAATTTCTTGGTGATTCAATGGTCAAAGATAAAGGACTTCGTTGCCAATACATTGTTGCTTGTGAGCCAAAG GGTACACCTGTTAGCGAACGGGCTGTTCCTGTTGCTATATTTGAAACAACGAAACCGG GAATTATGAAGTATTATCTGCGAAAATGGTGCAAGACATCATCAGACGTCGGAATCCGTTTAATTATTGACTGGTCGTATTATAAGCAGCGCCTTAGTTCAGCTATCCAAAAAGTTATTACCATTCCTGCTGCAATGCAGAAG GTGGAAAATCCTGTGCCTAGGGTCAATCATCCTGACTGGCTCCATAAAAAGGTCCGTGAGAAAGAGGACAAATTTCGCCAGAGAAAACTAGTTGATATGTTTAGTTCAGCAAACAAAGACGGTGTGTCGGACACAGATCATTTGGTGACTGAAGATAATATGGAAGATATTGAGGATTTTTGCAAAGAAAACAGGCTTTCCGTGAAAGGGCCAAAGCCAATTGCACGTtcttttgaagtaaaaaaaaaaatgactgaACACGAGCAGAAAGAGAGCTGCGGTCCAGAGTTCCATGATATCTCATTTCAGAACATTGACAAGAACGTAAATTACCAAGGATGGCTTGaactgaaaaagagaaaatggaaagtgacattagagaagaagaaaaaacgaag GTTGGGTGATCTAAGATCTTCACAGCAGATTGATGCTCACGAGATAAATCAAAAAGTTGGTCTGGGAAGAGGAGGTGTAGGTTCATACTTTAGGAGGCCTGAAGAAGCCTTGACTAGTTCATATTGGCAG ATAATACAACTGGTTCCAAGTCCACAGAGTGGGCAATTTTTCGCCTGGGTGGTTGTGAAAGGATTGATGCTTAAGATCCCATTAACAATCCCAAGGGTGTTTTACATTAATTCCAAAGCTCCTACAGTTGAAAAATTCCCGGGAAAGTGTGTCATCAAGATTCTTCCTCAGGGAAGGCcttcttataatttgattgag GTTAAAATTCAGGAAGatcaatttaaaaaagaaagcaaaatgcGTGCAGCTCTTCTTGCCAACCCTAAAATTGAG GGCATATATGAAACTAAGGTGCCTCTGGAGTTTAGTGCTATATGTCAAATTGGATGTGTATGCGAAATTGATAAGACAGCTAAGCAACGTAATACCCAAGATGGATGGAAAATTGGTGAACTTCATATGAAAACTACAACTGAGTGTCGCTACTTGGACCGTTCGATTCCACTTGTTTACTTGTATAACAG CACCTCTACAGGGCGTGCTATCTATGTTTTATATTGTCATGCATCGAAGCGTATGTCTGCCGTGGTAGTTGATCCTTTTAGTAGCAAGGAATTATTACCATCTGCCCTAGAGAGACAGTTTAGAGATAGTTGCCAAGAATTTTCAATTGACTCATTGTCTTGGGGTAGTATCCTTTTCCAG GTGGACTATGTTGACCATCCTGAAGCTGCCAAGAAGATTATACAGAAAGCAATAAGTGAATACAG AGAAGAAAATAGTGGACCAACTGTTGCTGTCATCGAATGCCCTGACTTTAACTCCATGATGGAAGGTATTAAGGCCCTGGATGATTTCCCATGTGTGAGGATTCCCTTCAACGGCGATGACAATAGTTTTCAG CCTGTCTCCTGGCAACGTCCAGCAGCAAAAATAGCAATGTTCCGTTGTGCTGCAGCATTTCAGTGGTTGGATCGGAGGATTGCCCAATCAAGATACGCCCAT GTGCCTCTGGGGAATTTTGGACTTGACTGGCTAACATTCACAATAGATATCTTCATGTCCAGGGCACTCCGTGGCCAGCAACAG GTCCTTTGGGTGTCAGATAATGGTGTTCCAGATCTTGGAGGTATAAACAATGAAGAGACATTCTTTGCTGATGAG GTGCAACAGACAAGTTTGGTATTCCCTGGAGCGTATAGAAAAGTGTCTGTGGAGCTAAag ATCCATCACTTGGCTGTTAATGCCCTTCTGAAAAGCAGCCTTGTGAATGCAATGGAAGGAGGCGTCTTTTCGGGATTTGAAACAAATTCAGACGAGAACACCAGTTTTGATGAGACCACTGGATGTGCTCAAGCATTTCGTGTCCTGAAACAATTGTTTGATAATTGCTTTACTGATGTGCGTAAATATGAGAATATATATGCTGATTCCATTTTGCAACGCTTGTCTTGGTGGCTCTGCAG CCCGTCCTCTAAGCTCCATGATCCAGCTCTTCATCTCATGCTTCACAAG GTCATGCAAAAGGTCTTTGCTCTGCTATTGACTGATTTGCGGAGATTGGGTGCTATACTAATTTATGCAGACTTCTCAAAGGTCATTATTCACACAGGGAAATTTGATCTATCTGCTGCTAAGGCCTATTGTGAAAGCTTGCTCACAGCGGTGGGAAATAG TTCTATCTTTGAGTGGATATTGCTCGAGCCGGTTCACTACTGGCACTCATTACTTTTCATGGATCAG TATAACTACACTGGTATCCAAGCTACCGATGATGAAAGTTGACCTGACGAAGTGGCTATTGAACAAAAATGGAGTGTTGCACGACATTTACCCGAGTATATTAAG AGTGACTTCACTATAATCGTTGCCGAGTTTATATTTCATCCCTGGAAATTTgcattagagaaaaaaaagggCAGTTCAGAGAGTTTAGAGGCACAGATGGTAGAATATCTAAGAGAACAG aTTGAATCCTACTTCACAGAGAGGCTTCTTAAAAAGGTTATTGATATCATGCCACACATGAGGGACATAAACGTTTCAGATGCATCTCGGTTTTCAGGTCAAACCCCCAAAGGAGATCACACGTTAGAATTTATACAGGTTACCTCTGCTGTTCTGGCTCTTGACCAGAATGTCCAGCACGATGTTCTG GTAATGAGAAAGAATCTGTTGAAGTACATTAAGGTAAAAGAGTATGCTGCTGAAGCCGAATTTCTTGATCCTGGGCCCTCCTGCATCTTACCTAATGTAGCTTGCAG CAACTGTGATGCCTACAGAGACCTAGATATATGCAGAGACCCAGATCTATTAACAGAGAAAGAATGGTCATGTGCGGATACACAATGTGGGAAGATATATGACAGAGAGCAGATGGAGAATAGTCTTCTCCAGATggtgagacagagagagagaatgtaCCACATGCAGGATCTAGTGTGCATTAGGTGCAATCAGGTGAAAGCCGCTCAT
- the LOC104755004 gene encoding arogenate dehydratase/prephenate dehydratase 6, chloroplastic, which translates to MFGATQPAPATARMARSGRSEWQSTCAILTSKVVSQEQSESLPIPPVSSGVDHVSAVNGNHSAARMNLVPIEKSDSNPLVLQQHRQKPLSMSDLSPAPKHGSNLRVAYQGVPGAYSEAAAGKAYPNCQTVPCDQFEVAFQAVELWISDRAVLPVENSLGGSIHRNYDLLLRHRLHIVGEVQLPVHHCLLALPGVRKEFLTRVISHPQGLAQCERTLTKLGLNVAREAVDDTAGAAEFIAANNLRDTAAIASARAAEIYGLEILEDGIQDDASNVTRFVMLAREPIIPRTDRPFKTSIVFAHDKGTSVLYKVLSAFAFRDISLTKIESRPNHNRPIRLVDDANVGTAKHFEYMFYVDFEASMAETRAQNALAEVQEFTSFLRVLGSYPMDMTPWSPSSSSSSS; encoded by the coding sequence ATGTTTGGGGCTACTCAGCCGGCGCCTGCGACTGCACGAATGGCGCGATCTGGTCGTTCTGAATGGCAGAGCACTTGCGCTATTCTAACAAGCAAGGTTGTTTCTCAAGAGCAATCTGAATCTTTACCGATTCCTCCAGTTTCCAGCGGAGTTGATCACGTGTCTGCCGTTAACGGCAATCACAGCGCCGCACGAATGAATCTAGTTCCGATTGAGAAATCTGATAGCAATCCATTGGTCCTCCAGCAGCATCGTCAGAAGCCTCTCAGCATGTCGGATCTCTCACCGGCTCCAAAGCACGGATCTAATCTACGTGTAGCGTATCAAGGTGTTCCCGGCGCTTACTCTGAAGCAGCCGCTGGTAAGGCTTATCCTAATTGCCAAACTGTACCTTGCGATCAATTTGAGGTAGCGTTTCAAGCGGTGGAGCTTTGGATCTCAGATCGCGCTGTTTTACCGGTTGAGAACTCCCTCGGCGGTTCTATTCACCGTAATTACGATCTTCTCCTCCGGCATCGTCTTCACATCGTCGGCGAAGTTCAGCTCCCTGTTCACCACTGTCTATTGGCTCTTCCCGGTGTTCGCAAAGAGTTTCTCACGCGCGTGATCTCACACCCTCAAGGACTCGCTCAGTGCGAACGCACGCTTACGAAGCTGGGACTCAATGTCGCACGTGAAGCCGTCGACGACACCGCAGGAGCCGCCGAGTTCATCGCCGCTAACAACCTCCGCGACACAGCCGCAATCGCGAGCGCACGCGCCGCTGAGATTTACGGTTTGGAGATTTTAGAAGATGGGATCCAAGACGACGCGAGTAACGTGACGCGCTTCGTGATGCTGGCGCGTGAGCCAATCATACCTAGAACTGATCGGCCGTTCAAAACTAGTATAGTCTTCGCTCACGATAAAGGCACGAGCGTGCTCTACAAGGTACTCTCGGCTTTTGCCTTTCGAGACATCAGTTTGACGAAGATCGAATCGAGGCCGAATCATAACCGTCCGATAAGGCTTGTAGATGATGCAAACGTAGGGACGGCGAAGCATTTCGAGTATATGTTTTACGTCGACTTTGAGGCCTCCATGGCGGAGACGCGTGCTCAGAATGCGTTAGCCGAGGTTCAGGAGTTTACATCGTTCTTGCGTGTACTGGGAAGTTATCCCATGGATATGACTCCTTGGTcaccatcgtcatcatcatcatcatcataa
- the LOC109129858 gene encoding DNA polymerase epsilon catalytic subunit A-like: MSGDNRRRDRKDTRWSKKPRVVNTAEDELESKLGFGLFSEGETRLGWLLTFASSSWEDRDTGKVYSCVDLYFVTQDGFSFKTKYKFRPYFYLATKVC, encoded by the exons ATGAGCGGAGATAATCGAAGACGGGATCGAAAGGACACGCGGTGGTCGAAGAAGCCGAGAGTAGTGAACACTGCAGAAGATGAACTCGAATCTAAACTCGGATTTGGGCTTTTCTCAGAAGGTGAAACCCGACTTGGGTGGCTACTCACATTCGCATCT TCATCTTGGGAAGATCGAGATACTGGGAAAGTCTATAGTTGCGTGGACCTTTACTTTGTTACTCAG gatgGGTTTTCTTTCAAGACAAAGTACAAGTTCCGTCCTTACTTCTATTTAGCCACTAAAGTATGCTAA